The Sphingomonas alpina genome has a segment encoding these proteins:
- a CDS encoding SDR family oxidoreductase, which yields MADGVQQAIFITGGGSGIGRATAILFASRGWRVGLADVNTAGLADTAAMLPAGMVSTYQMDVRDRDAWVANLDAFTATSGGRLDVLFNNAGIGTGGPIAQMSFDDMDRTVSINLMGVLNGAKIGHAYLARTPGSCLLNTASASAIYGSAGLAPYSATKFGVRALTEALDGEWAADGIKVRAIVPAFIETPLLNSPAGGSNRSIRETVTGAGLELTSADVVAQAAWDAVHGDKVHTYVGKTAHRMAFAARWMPGKLRKMMRRGVGAAAE from the coding sequence ATGGCGGACGGCGTGCAGCAGGCGATCTTCATCACTGGTGGCGGATCGGGAATCGGGCGGGCGACGGCGATCCTGTTCGCGTCGCGTGGCTGGCGGGTCGGGCTCGCCGACGTCAACACCGCTGGCCTCGCCGACACCGCGGCGATGCTGCCGGCAGGCATGGTCTCGACCTATCAGATGGACGTGCGCGATCGCGATGCCTGGGTCGCCAATCTCGATGCCTTCACCGCGACCAGCGGCGGGCGGCTCGACGTGTTGTTCAACAATGCCGGGATCGGTACCGGCGGGCCGATCGCGCAGATGAGTTTCGACGATATGGACCGCACTGTTTCGATCAACCTGATGGGAGTGCTGAACGGTGCGAAGATCGGTCATGCCTATCTTGCCCGCACGCCCGGTTCCTGCCTGCTCAACACCGCGTCGGCCTCGGCAATCTACGGCTCGGCCGGCCTTGCGCCCTATTCCGCGACCAAGTTCGGCGTGCGCGCACTGACCGAGGCGCTCGACGGCGAATGGGCAGCCGACGGCATCAAGGTCCGCGCGATCGTGCCGGCCTTTATCGAAACCCCGTTGCTCAACTCGCCCGCCGGTGGCTCGAACCGCTCGATCCGCGAGACGGTGACCGGGGCAGGGCTTGAACTGACCTCGGCTGATGTGGTGGCGCAGGCGGCCTGGGACGCGGTGCATGGCGACAAGGTCCATACCTATGTCGGCAAGACCGCCCACCGCATGGCCTTTGCCGCGCGCTGGATGCCCGGCAAGCTGCGCAAGATGATGCGTCGCGGTGTCGGCGCGGCAGCGGAGTAG
- a CDS encoding metallopeptidase family protein, producing MVTPDQPNPGEFRAPDAKAIEDIALRTLESLPEAFRAHLGDVVLIVEELADEETLDALGIEHPLDLTGLYHGRPLGEKSSMESGSLPDRIHLYRRAILEEWVETGVGLDALVSHVMIHEIGHHFGLSDADMHALEEAAS from the coding sequence ATGGTTACACCCGATCAACCCAACCCGGGAGAATTCCGGGCACCCGACGCAAAAGCGATCGAGGACATCGCGCTCCGCACGCTGGAAAGCCTGCCCGAGGCGTTTCGCGCGCATCTCGGCGATGTCGTGCTGATCGTCGAGGAGCTCGCCGATGAGGAGACGCTCGACGCGCTCGGCATCGAACATCCGCTCGACCTGACCGGCCTCTATCACGGCCGGCCGCTGGGCGAGAAATCGTCGATGGAATCGGGCTCGCTGCCCGATCGCATCCATCTCTACCGTCGCGCGATCCTGGAGGAATGGGTCGAGACCGGGGTCGGGCTCGACGCGCTGGTGAGCCATGTCATGATCCATGAGATCGGGCATCATTTCGGCCTGTCCGACGCGGACATGCACGCGCTGGAGGAAGCGGCCAGTTGA
- a CDS encoding ATP-binding cassette domain-containing protein, which yields MPENPKPGPSVAFDGVTKSYPGGTTAVDAVSVEIAAGSFVALVGASGSGKSTLLKMINRLIEPSAGNVAIAGEAVLAVEPHALRRRIGYVFQNIGLFPHLSVADNIAIGLKLSNAGDKASQAARVAELLDLVDLPAGFAVRMPDALSGGQRQRVGVARALATAPGLMLMDEPFGALDPVTRDQLGVAIRALHDRLGLTTIMVTHDMAEALLLADRVLVMEAGKIVADATPRELLAGKGGAAADALVAVPREQSRRLIALERGA from the coding sequence ATGCCAGAGAACCCCAAGCCCGGTCCTTCGGTCGCGTTCGACGGCGTGACCAAATCCTATCCGGGCGGAACGACCGCGGTCGATGCGGTGTCGGTCGAGATCGCTGCGGGCAGTTTCGTCGCGCTGGTCGGCGCATCGGGATCGGGCAAATCGACGCTGCTCAAGATGATCAACCGGCTGATCGAGCCGAGCGCAGGCAATGTCGCCATCGCCGGTGAAGCGGTGCTAGCCGTCGAACCGCACGCGCTGCGCCGGCGGATCGGCTATGTGTTCCAAAATATCGGCCTGTTCCCGCATCTGAGCGTGGCCGACAATATCGCGATCGGGCTGAAGCTGTCGAACGCGGGCGACAAGGCGAGCCAGGCGGCGCGCGTCGCCGAATTGCTCGACCTGGTCGATCTGCCCGCCGGCTTTGCCGTGCGCATGCCCGACGCGCTGTCGGGCGGGCAGCGCCAGCGAGTCGGCGTGGCGCGGGCATTGGCCACTGCGCCGGGATTGATGCTGATGGATGAGCCGTTCGGCGCGCTCGACCCGGTGACGCGCGACCAGCTCGGCGTGGCGATCCGCGCGCTGCACGACCGGCTCGGGCTGACCACGATCATGGTCACGCACGACATGGCCGAGGCGCTGCTGCTCGCCGACCGGGTGCTGGTGATGGAAGCGGGGAAGATCGTCGCCGACGCCACGCCACGTGAGCTGCTGGCCGGCAAGGGCGGTGCGGCCGCCGATGCGCTGGTCGCGGTGCCGCGCGAACAGAGCCGCCGCCTGATCGCGCTGGAGCGCGGCGCATGA
- the thrC gene encoding threonine synthase: protein MRYISTRGTAPALDFQQVTLAGLASDGGLYLPESWPTLSTETIAAMRGMSYVDTAVTVMAPFVAGVLSDDELRALCTEAYGRFSHAAVTPLVQLDQRHWLLELFHGPTLAFKDVALQLLGLLFERFLSGSGKHVTIVGATSGDTGSAAIDALAGREGVDVFMLHPKGRVSDVQRRQMTTVLAPNIHNIAIDGSFDDAQALVKAMFNSPDFSGRFALSAVNSINWARLMAQVVYYFYAAVRLGAPERPVAFSVPTGNFGDVFAGYVAAKMGLPVAKLIVATNVNDILHRALADGDYSQGTVVPTPSPSMDIQVSSNFERLLFDLGGRDGIALAAQMAGFESSKAMRLTNAQREGAAGLFGSDRIDLDDMALAMRWACEKSGEVIDPHTAIGLAAARRADLGDVPVVTLATAHPAKFDDAVERATGVRPTLPARIGDLFERQERYDSLPGTFDAVTAYIAERAVSTR, encoded by the coding sequence ATGCGTTACATCAGCACCCGCGGCACCGCGCCAGCCCTTGATTTCCAGCAGGTCACTCTGGCCGGCCTTGCCAGCGATGGTGGGCTCTACCTGCCCGAGAGCTGGCCGACCCTCTCGACCGAGACGATCGCGGCGATGCGCGGCATGTCCTATGTCGATACCGCAGTCACGGTGATGGCGCCGTTCGTCGCCGGCGTGCTGAGCGACGACGAACTGCGCGCGCTGTGCACTGAAGCCTATGGCCGTTTCTCGCATGCCGCCGTCACGCCATTGGTCCAGCTCGACCAGCGCCACTGGCTGCTCGAACTGTTCCATGGGCCCACGCTCGCCTTCAAGGACGTCGCGCTGCAGCTGCTCGGGCTGTTGTTCGAGCGCTTCCTCAGCGGCTCCGGCAAGCATGTCACGATCGTCGGCGCGACCTCGGGCGATACCGGCTCGGCGGCGATCGATGCGCTTGCCGGGCGCGAGGGCGTCGACGTCTTCATGCTCCATCCCAAAGGCCGCGTGTCCGACGTGCAGCGGCGCCAGATGACCACGGTGCTGGCGCCGAACATCCACAACATCGCGATCGACGGCAGCTTCGACGATGCCCAGGCGCTGGTGAAGGCGATGTTCAACTCGCCCGACTTCTCCGGCCGCTTCGCGCTGTCGGCGGTCAATTCGATCAACTGGGCGCGGCTGATGGCCCAGGTGGTGTATTATTTCTACGCCGCCGTCCGGCTCGGCGCGCCCGAGCGGCCGGTCGCCTTCTCCGTCCCGACCGGCAATTTTGGCGATGTCTTCGCCGGCTATGTCGCAGCGAAGATGGGCCTGCCGGTCGCCAAGCTGATCGTCGCGACCAACGTCAACGATATCCTCCACCGCGCGCTCGCCGATGGCGATTATTCGCAAGGCACCGTGGTGCCGACGCCAAGCCCGTCGATGGACATTCAGGTCTCGAGCAATTTCGAACGCTTGCTGTTCGACCTTGGCGGCCGCGACGGCATTGCCCTTGCCGCACAGATGGCCGGGTTTGAATCGAGCAAGGCAATGCGCCTGACCAATGCGCAGCGCGAGGGCGCGGCGGGACTGTTCGGCAGCGACCGGATCGACCTGGACGATATGGCGCTGGCGATGCGCTGGGCTTGCGAGAAGTCGGGCGAAGTGATCGACCCGCACACCGCGATCGGCCTGGCCGCCGCACGGCGTGCTGACCTCGGCGATGTGCCCGTCGTGACGCTGGCGACCGCGCATCCGGCCAAGTTCGACGACGCGGTCGAGCGCGCCACCGGCGTGCGCCCGACGCTGCCGGCGCGGATCGGCGACCTGTTCGAGCGGCAGGAACGCTATGACAGCCTGCCCGGCACGTTCGACGCAGTGACCGCCTATATCGCCGAGCGGGCGGTCTCGACGCGCTAA
- a CDS encoding 4a-hydroxytetrahydrobiopterin dehydratase, translated as MTGTIEPLSEEDRVEALDALDEWDYDEARDAITRTITFADFSEAFAFMTRVALLAEKADHHPEWSNVWNRVEILLTTHDAGGLSHRDVDMAEAIDGLVG; from the coding sequence GTGACGGGGACGATCGAGCCGCTCAGCGAAGAGGACCGCGTCGAAGCGCTCGATGCGCTGGACGAGTGGGATTATGACGAGGCGCGCGACGCGATCACGCGCACCATCACCTTTGCCGATTTCAGCGAAGCGTTCGCCTTCATGACCCGCGTCGCGCTGCTCGCCGAAAAGGCCGACCATCACCCCGAATGGTCGAACGTGTGGAACCGGGTCGAGATATTGCTGACCACGCACGACGCCGGCGGTCTGTCGCACCGCGACGTGGACATGGCCGAGGCGATCGACGGGTTGGTGGGGTAA
- a CDS encoding dihydrolipoamide acetyltransferase family protein → MARFEFKLPDIGEGISEAEIVAWHVKVGDRVEEDQGLADMMTDKATVEMESPVSGTVIALAGEVGDQVSIGSPLVVIETDAAEDHVPASDAAARAELAQDVAEQMGAENPGAEEIAETPAPPPVRAEPVEAPVADTPAAASAPVLHALASPAVRARAADLGIDLTQVKTEGDRVRHSDLDAFLRYGSGQGYQAPHASNARADEPIKVIGMRRKIAENMAASKRAIPHFTYVDEIDVTALEEMRADLNNNRGGRPKLTMLPLLIVAICKTIPDFPMINARYDDEAGVVTRHGQIHLGMATQTPAGLMVPVIRDAQDRNVWQLATEIARLAEAARTGKAKVEELSGSTLTITSLGPLGGIATTPVINRPEVAIIGPNKIVERPVFDGDEIRRAKLMNLSISCDHRVVDGWDAASFVQGLKKYLETPVLLFAS, encoded by the coding sequence ATGGCACGCTTCGAATTCAAACTGCCCGATATCGGCGAAGGCATTTCCGAGGCGGAGATCGTCGCGTGGCACGTCAAGGTCGGTGACCGGGTCGAGGAAGATCAGGGCTTGGCCGACATGATGACCGACAAGGCGACGGTCGAGATGGAATCGCCCGTCTCCGGCACGGTGATCGCGCTGGCCGGCGAAGTCGGCGACCAGGTGTCGATCGGCTCGCCCTTGGTGGTGATCGAAACCGACGCGGCCGAGGATCACGTCCCGGCGAGCGATGCAGCGGCCCGCGCGGAACTGGCGCAGGATGTCGCCGAGCAGATGGGTGCGGAAAATCCCGGTGCGGAAGAGATCGCGGAAACGCCGGCTCCCCCTCCCGTTCGCGCTGAGCCTGTCGAAGCGCCGGTCGCCGACACGCCGGCTGCTGCAAGCGCGCCGGTTCTCCACGCGCTCGCCTCACCCGCCGTCCGTGCCCGTGCGGCGGATCTCGGCATCGATCTCACGCAGGTGAAGACCGAGGGCGACCGGGTGCGCCACTCTGATCTCGACGCGTTCCTGCGCTACGGTTCGGGCCAGGGCTATCAAGCTCCACATGCCAGCAATGCGCGCGCCGATGAGCCGATCAAGGTCATCGGCATGCGCCGCAAGATCGCGGAGAATATGGCCGCGTCGAAGCGCGCCATTCCGCACTTCACCTATGTCGACGAGATTGACGTGACCGCGCTTGAGGAGATGCGCGCCGATCTCAACAATAATCGCGGCGGCCGGCCCAAGCTGACCATGTTGCCACTGTTGATCGTCGCGATCTGCAAGACCATCCCCGATTTCCCGATGATCAATGCGCGCTACGACGATGAGGCCGGCGTTGTCACGCGTCACGGCCAGATCCATCTCGGCATGGCGACTCAGACTCCGGCCGGCCTGATGGTCCCGGTGATCCGTGATGCGCAGGACCGCAATGTCTGGCAACTCGCGACCGAGATCGCCCGCCTTGCCGAGGCCGCGCGTACCGGCAAGGCCAAGGTCGAGGAATTGTCAGGCTCGACCCTGACCATCACCTCGCTCGGACCGCTCGGCGGCATCGCCACCACGCCGGTGATCAACCGGCCCGAGGTCGCGATCATCGGCCCCAACAAGATTGTTGAGCGCCCGGTTTTTGACGGCGATGAGATTCGCCGCGCCAAGCTGATGAACCTGTCGATCAGCTGCGATCACCGCGTGGTCGACGGCTGGGATGCAGCAAGCTTCGTCCAGGGGCTGAAGAAATATCTCGAAACCCCGGTGCTGCTTTTTGCCAGCTGA
- a CDS encoding class I SAM-dependent methyltransferase, whose translation MNLTTLIGEPWADYGLIDSGHGRKLERYGRFRFIRPEGQALWAPANPDWRAQGEFVPGSDEDGGGRWEYNEPVPREGWPLKWDGVTFTAQNTPFRHLGFFPDMAPVWSWMRERVAGVEAPECLNLFGYTGVGTLAMADKGVKMVHVDASKKSVEAARANAALSGMSDKPVRWMIDDCTKFVAREVRRGRRYDGILLDPPKYGRGPEGEVWKLEEGLPNLIADCRKLLDADSRFLFLTVYAVRMSALAIGELLRQAFADLGGTVEAGELVVREEARGLLLPTAIFARWSQD comes from the coding sequence ATGAACCTCACCACCCTGATCGGCGAGCCCTGGGCGGATTACGGCCTGATCGATTCGGGCCATGGCCGCAAGCTCGAGCGCTATGGCCGCTTCCGCTTCATCCGGCCCGAGGGGCAGGCATTATGGGCGCCCGCCAACCCCGACTGGCGCGCGCAGGGCGAGTTCGTGCCCGGATCCGACGAGGATGGCGGCGGTCGCTGGGAGTATAATGAGCCGGTGCCGCGCGAGGGCTGGCCGCTCAAATGGGACGGCGTCACCTTCACCGCGCAGAACACGCCGTTCCGCCATCTCGGCTTCTTCCCCGACATGGCGCCGGTGTGGAGCTGGATGCGCGAACGCGTGGCCGGGGTCGAGGCGCCAGAATGCCTCAATTTGTTCGGTTATACCGGCGTCGGCACGCTGGCGATGGCCGACAAGGGCGTGAAGATGGTCCATGTCGATGCATCGAAGAAATCGGTCGAGGCGGCGCGCGCCAATGCCGCGCTGTCGGGGATGAGCGACAAGCCGGTGCGCTGGATGATCGACGATTGCACCAAGTTCGTCGCGCGCGAGGTGCGACGCGGACGGCGTTACGACGGCATCCTGCTCGACCCGCCGAAATATGGTCGTGGGCCGGAGGGCGAAGTGTGGAAGCTGGAGGAAGGCTTGCCCAACCTGATCGCCGACTGCCGCAAGCTGCTGGACGCCGACTCACGCTTTCTGTTCCTCACCGTCTATGCCGTGCGCATGTCGGCGCTGGCGATCGGCGAGCTGCTGCGCCAGGCCTTTGCCGATCTTGGCGGCACGGTCGAGGCGGGCGAGCTGGTCGTGCGCGAGGAAGCGCGCGGGTTGCTGCTGCCGACGGCGATCTTCGCGCGGTGGTCACAAGACTGA
- a CDS encoding heme exporter protein CcmB produces MGMIAALILRDLRRAWAGGGVTLVVAFFLLVAILFPFAIGPDAVLLARVGGGVIWAAALLAALLPVERLVGPDADTGVLDQLAVRGVSMATVAAAKIAAHWLSFGPPLMLAAIIAAGLLGLPLETLLAVELGLLIGTPGLAALAVATSALVTGVRGASAVAGLVMLPLAVPLLIFGAGSIEGGPGAVKLLAAVSLVLLAGAPFVAGAAIRAGMD; encoded by the coding sequence ATGGGCATGATCGCCGCGCTGATCCTGCGCGACCTGCGCCGCGCCTGGGCGGGCGGTGGCGTGACGCTGGTGGTCGCCTTTTTCCTGCTTGTCGCGATCCTTTTCCCCTTCGCGATCGGGCCCGATGCCGTGCTGCTCGCTCGCGTTGGTGGCGGTGTGATCTGGGCCGCTGCGCTGCTTGCCGCATTGTTGCCGGTCGAGCGGCTGGTCGGTCCCGATGCCGATACAGGCGTGCTCGATCAGCTTGCGGTCCGCGGCGTGAGCATGGCGACCGTCGCCGCCGCGAAGATTGCGGCGCACTGGCTGAGCTTCGGCCCGCCGCTGATGCTTGCCGCGATCATCGCCGCCGGTCTGCTCGGCTTGCCGCTCGAAACGCTGCTGGCGGTCGAACTCGGGCTGCTGATCGGTACGCCCGGCCTCGCTGCGCTGGCGGTCGCGACCTCGGCGCTGGTCACCGGCGTGCGTGGCGCGAGCGCGGTGGCCGGGCTGGTGATGCTGCCGCTCGCCGTCCCGCTGCTGATCTTCGGTGCCGGCTCGATCGAGGGCGGCCCGGGCGCGGTAAAGCTGCTCGCCGCGGTCAGCCTGGTGCTGCTTGCCGGGGCGCCGTTCGTCGCCGGCGCGGCGATCCGCGCAGGGATGGACTGA
- a CDS encoding alpha-ketoacid dehydrogenase subunit beta codes for MNMIQAINSAMEVVMARDPNVIVMGEDVGYFGGVFRATAGLQEKFGKTRVFDTPITECGIIGVAVGMGAYGLRPVPEIQFADYIYPALDQLVSEAARLRYRSDGEFTAPITVRSPFGGGIFGGQTHSQSPEGIFTHVSGIKTVIPSTPYDAKGLLIAAIEDNDPTLFFEPKRIYNGPFDGHWDRPSQNWSKHPAGEVPTGYYKIELGKANIVRAGDALTILAYGTMVHVCMAVVTDAGVDAEIIDLRTLVPLDIETIEASVKKTGRCMIVHEATRTGGFGAELSALVQERCFYHLEAPIERVTGFDTPYPHSLEWAYFPGPVRIGEALKKVMRD; via the coding sequence ATGAACATGATCCAGGCGATCAATTCCGCGATGGAAGTGGTCATGGCGCGCGATCCGAACGTGATCGTGATGGGCGAGGATGTCGGCTATTTCGGCGGCGTGTTTCGCGCCACCGCCGGCTTGCAGGAAAAATTCGGCAAGACCCGCGTGTTCGACACGCCGATCACCGAATGCGGCATCATCGGCGTCGCGGTCGGCATGGGCGCCTATGGCTTGCGCCCGGTGCCCGAAATCCAGTTCGCCGATTATATCTATCCCGCGCTCGATCAGCTCGTGTCGGAAGCGGCGCGGCTGCGCTATCGCTCGGACGGCGAATTTACCGCGCCGATCACGGTGCGCTCGCCATTCGGCGGCGGCATCTTCGGTGGCCAGACGCATTCGCAGAGCCCGGAGGGCATCTTCACCCATGTGTCCGGGATCAAGACGGTGATCCCGTCGACGCCATACGACGCGAAGGGGCTGCTGATCGCGGCGATCGAGGACAATGATCCAACGCTCTTCTTCGAACCGAAGCGCATCTATAACGGCCCGTTCGACGGCCATTGGGATCGCCCGTCGCAAAACTGGTCGAAACATCCGGCCGGCGAAGTGCCGACCGGCTATTACAAGATCGAGCTGGGCAAGGCGAACATCGTCCGTGCCGGCGACGCGCTGACCATCCTGGCTTACGGCACCATGGTGCATGTCTGCATGGCGGTGGTGACCGATGCCGGTGTCGATGCCGAGATCATCGATCTGCGCACCCTGGTGCCGCTCGACATCGAGACGATCGAGGCGTCGGTGAAGAAGACCGGCCGCTGCATGATCGTGCACGAGGCGACACGCACCGGCGGCTTCGGTGCAGAGCTGTCGGCGCTGGTGCAGGAACGCTGCTTCTATCATCTCGAAGCACCGATCGAGCGCGTGACCGGCTTTGACACGCCGTATCCGCACAGCCTGGAATGGGCGTATTTCCCCGGACCGGTGCGGATCGGCGAGGCGCTGAAGAAAGTGATGCGGGACTAG
- a CDS encoding ABC transporter permease/substrate-binding protein produces MNGPFFAAFARVPDLLAAHLLLAASALALGLVISLPLAIWSARRPLIARVALGFASLVQTIPSLALLALFYPLLLSLSTLIGGGIPALGFLPSLLALTLYALLPILRNGVTGLIGLDPAVIEAADGVGMTAWQKLRLVEAPLVAPVLMAGIRTAAVWTIGAATLSTTVGQPSLGDMIFAGLQTQNWALVLAGCLSAAALALAVDALLGVIEHGIAARKKLRVWIAGGVLALGVVAALAPMWPRGGETVVVGAKGFSEQYILARLIGHRLEKAGYRVEYREGLGSVVAFHATAGGDVDAYVDYSGTIWTNEMKRNDVPPRDAIVAGVGAWAMKQHGVRLLGNLGFENSYAFAMRSADATRRGVTSIADLTAIAPGLKLATDIEFLERPEWAAVRKAYGLRFASAQPYQPTFMYRALTSGTADVIPAFSSDGRIAADKLTVLTDPKGAIPGYDAILLLAPRRAQDARFAAALQPLIGKVPVEAMREANYMVDRDADKASPEEAARWLEKKLGL; encoded by the coding sequence ATGAACGGCCCGTTCTTCGCCGCGTTCGCGCGGGTGCCCGACCTGCTTGCCGCGCATCTGCTGCTCGCCGCGTCGGCGCTGGCGCTCGGGCTGGTGATCAGCCTGCCGCTGGCGATCTGGTCGGCGCGGCGGCCGCTGATCGCGCGGGTCGCGCTTGGCTTTGCCAGCCTGGTCCAGACCATTCCGTCGCTGGCGCTGCTGGCGCTCTTCTATCCCCTGCTGCTGTCGCTCTCGACGCTGATCGGCGGCGGCATTCCGGCATTGGGCTTCCTGCCCTCATTGCTCGCGCTGACGCTCTATGCGCTGCTGCCGATTCTGCGGAACGGCGTGACCGGGCTGATCGGGCTCGATCCGGCGGTGATCGAGGCCGCTGATGGGGTCGGCATGACCGCCTGGCAGAAATTGCGCTTGGTCGAGGCCCCTCTGGTCGCACCGGTGCTGATGGCCGGCATCCGCACCGCCGCAGTATGGACGATCGGCGCCGCGACGCTCTCGACCACGGTCGGCCAGCCAAGCCTGGGCGACATGATCTTTGCCGGGCTGCAGACGCAGAACTGGGCGCTGGTGCTGGCCGGCTGTCTCAGCGCGGCGGCGCTGGCGCTGGCGGTCGATGCACTACTCGGCGTGATCGAGCATGGCATCGCCGCGCGCAAGAAACTGCGCGTATGGATTGCAGGCGGCGTGCTGGCGCTTGGCGTGGTCGCGGCGCTGGCGCCAATGTGGCCGCGCGGCGGTGAGACGGTGGTGGTCGGCGCAAAGGGCTTTTCGGAGCAATATATCCTGGCCCGGCTGATCGGGCACAGGCTGGAAAAGGCCGGATATCGCGTCGAATATCGCGAAGGGCTCGGATCGGTCGTTGCGTTCCACGCGACCGCTGGCGGCGATGTCGATGCCTATGTCGATTATTCGGGCACGATCTGGACCAACGAAATGAAGCGCAACGACGTGCCGCCGCGCGACGCGATCGTGGCGGGGGTCGGCGCCTGGGCGATGAAGCAGCATGGCGTGCGTCTGCTCGGCAACCTCGGGTTCGAGAACAGCTATGCCTTTGCGATGCGCAGCGCCGATGCGACGCGACGCGGCGTGACGAGCATCGCCGACCTGACCGCGATCGCGCCGGGGCTGAAGCTCGCCACCGATATCGAGTTTCTCGAACGGCCCGAATGGGCGGCGGTGCGCAAGGCGTACGGCCTGCGCTTCGCCTCGGCCCAGCCCTATCAACCGACCTTCATGTACCGCGCGCTGACCAGCGGCACTGCCGATGTCATTCCAGCCTTCTCTTCCGACGGACGGATCGCGGCGGACAAATTGACCGTGCTCACCGACCCCAAGGGCGCGATTCCCGGCTATGATGCGATTCTGCTGCTTGCGCCACGCCGGGCGCAGGATGCGCGCTTCGCTGCGGCGTTGCAGCCGCTGATCGGCAAGGTACCGGTCGAGGCCATGCGCGAGGCGAACTATATGGTCGACCGTGATGCCGACAAGGCGTCACCGGAAGAGGCCGCGCGCTGGCTGGAGAAAAAGCTCGGGCTGTAA
- the ccmA gene encoding heme ABC exporter ATP-binding protein CcmA — translation MSRQDDGLAFHAVACARGGRPLFEDLSFALKPGEALLVTGPNGVGKSSLVRVAAGLLQPASGRIDVRGDRALLTEASALDQDLTLGRALGFWASIDGRPEGIGAALAAFDLAVLHDVPVRLLSTGQRRRAALARVAASGAGIWLLDEPANGLDAGAIGLLEAAIAAHRALGGIVLVATHLPIAVPDAQAIMLERWA, via the coding sequence CTGTCCCGCCAGGATGACGGGCTCGCTTTCCATGCTGTGGCGTGCGCGCGGGGTGGACGGCCCCTGTTCGAGGACCTGTCGTTCGCATTGAAGCCGGGTGAGGCGCTGCTCGTCACCGGGCCGAACGGCGTAGGCAAGTCGAGCCTGGTGCGCGTCGCGGCCGGACTGCTGCAACCGGCTTCGGGCCGGATCGATGTGCGTGGCGACCGGGCCTTGCTGACCGAGGCTAGCGCGCTCGATCAGGATCTGACGCTGGGTCGGGCGCTGGGTTTCTGGGCGTCGATCGACGGGCGGCCTGAAGGAATCGGCGCAGCGCTTGCGGCGTTCGATCTCGCCGTCTTGCACGATGTGCCGGTCCGCCTGCTCTCGACCGGCCAGCGTCGTCGCGCCGCGCTGGCGCGGGTTGCGGCGAGCGGGGCGGGGATCTGGCTGCTCGACGAACCCGCCAATGGCCTTGATGCCGGGGCGATCGGCCTGCTCGAGGCGGCGATTGCCGCGCACCGGGCGCTGGGCGGCATCGTGCTGGTCGCGACGCATCTGCCGATCGCCGTACCCGACGCGCAGGCGATTATGCTGGAGAGATGGGCATGA